DNA from Rhipicephalus microplus isolate Deutch F79 chromosome 5, USDA_Rmic, whole genome shotgun sequence:
GTAAAATTGACAGCACGTGACTTGTGACGCGCAGTACCAGTCCACGTCAGTGATGCCGTCGAGACGACTCTTCGACGTTTGGAAGGCATTCCgatttcacaaaaaaaactgTTTGTGACTCGCAGGGGAACCCGGTGAAAGTAAATAGTCTCCCCAATGTTACCTAATTAATAAAGAATCAGTAATTCATTTTGTACTTCCTCGTTTGAGGAAGTACGTGGCGACCACTTAGAAAATCTATCGATGGGAATGAAACCCTGCGCTTAGCATCGATTTATAAAATACACATGCTCTGCCGGAACCTCCAAAAACTGCTAGGATGCGGTGTTTCTGTCGCAATTATGAGCAAATATTAATTGTTAGCATGGTAATCTGGTTGAGTTTATGACGATAATTTGACTTGTTAATTGTCTTCGATTAATTATAAGTTTAATCATGGCAATGTGTTATCGTCGTACTCTATCTACGAATATATACGGCGCGAAAGAATGTGCGTATGTACTGTTTTagacaagaaaaaataaagtttaAAATTTGCGCTTGTCTATGTCGTTGCGTTTCTAGTGCGCAACTATCTTTTCTTTGCgtacttacgacactgcttagtTTTTCCCCAGAATGCGAGAGATCACCTGCGCGTACGTTTACAGAGATGTCTCCGTTCAGCTACATTCTCCCATCTCCGCGGGCGTTATAGGCGTCATCTCGTGTTCCGGACTGTTGACACCCCGAAGACACATGTACAGCGCTTGGTTGAAATCTCTGTGCAAACTCCCCAGGTCGTTGATTGTGTAGGCAGGCCCGAAAAGACGGGAGGAGGATACATCGTGATCCAAACACCGGTTGGTTCATGGCGTGTTGGCACCTACTCAGACTCGGAATGACCTATGGCAAACACATCACCCCCACGCGATCGCTAAGGACAAATAGCCTTTTCCTGCTTCTGCCGTCGTGGCCCCTCTCACAGAACCGTTACATCAGTATTTACCTATCTATATCCGGTAGAGGACCTATATCCGGTAACGGAGGTATTCTACGTCTTAACACGTGCCCCTGAAGAGCCGCGGAGTAAACATTCGTGAGGGAGCGCCAAGCATCTAGGGCCGGGGTCTCACAAGTGGCCCGCGGACCAGATGTTTGACAGCAGACCTCGCAGTCTTCGTCCCATATTTCTTTAATGACCTTGCACACGTTCCAGACATCGCTAAATGGTGCTCAAAATATTTGCTCGTCCAATGTGATTGATCACGCTTTGTCCGGGTAATGTACACGGACGCGCCTGTAGTCTtatttaagcttttttttttttccttcgagaGGTGCCCCATGAGGCTATACCTTTCGCAAACGTAACCACGGAACGAAAACTTTGCACTTCGGGATCGGGGTGCAGATTTCAATTACTCTGCAAATTAGTGTCGGCACGTTTCTCTCGAATTGCGTTGTAACATTCCGTTCTGAAATTTACCCATACACGAGTTAATACAAACGCCTTCTTTCAATTTTAAACGTTAGCTGACATTTTCTTTAATCTACTTCTACTTTTCTGCCtaattttttccctttttctttctatttcgcgcttgcttcctcgtttttttttattcttatacGATGTTTTACGAACGTTACAACAAGCGATGAAAGCGGATGACAGCACGAGCCTCTAAATGTGCTACGCACATATCTTTATGAAGACGCTAGAAGAACAAAAGGATGTTGCCTTGGCGCATGAGCCATAAtttcaaggaaacaaacaaacaaacaagtgcgCGCTCTTCATGCTTAGAGATGGCTATGTTATTCGCAGTATTGCCTGCATTTCTCCAAGCTCCGACGACAACATACGATCACATCATTTGACAGAATACGACAGCCCGGCCCGCTAAAAGTGCTCCAAACTTCATCAAGTGAGCAAGCCGGAAATTGCGACATGCGTACACCAGTGCATCGTAAGCAAGTTAGCAAACGGACACACGGAAGCGTCAGAGCTATACCTTGATAGATCAACGCCGACACGACATGCTGCAGTATGCCGGGAGGAGTGAAAGGATCATAGGCACGAACAAGATGTATATACGGCAGACTTAGCTGATGGAAACATGATGGACGACTCCTATTGGTTGCCGTATATAGTTCTGTGTATGTATATAGACTGGGATAGAAAATGTGATCGCACGATATCGCAGGACTGTCCGGAGCAATGCGAGACTGCATAAACGATGCGGGAAGTGAAGGCGTGGGCGCTGGATCAACAGGCTACTGATCAGGTGGCACGTGTGGGCGAATCAAAATCTGTTATTGAAGCGTCGCGCAAGCGTCCTTTCAGTGCGCTTCTATTTAAAGAGTGAGCAACGTGGTCGGGCAACGGTTTCTCTATACGCTAAATGCGCCTGCTTTCCCAACGCGTTGGCCGAACACCTGCTGGTGCTTGCTTTGGGGTTTCTCAATTTCGTCAACGACTCGgttgctggatttcgtgccgaatagttgtgcccccgcgatctccggcGCCAGCGTAACGCTCGCTGATCGACCCGCCGTCTGCGATCTCCCGACGCCGTAAAGCTCTCGCCGAGTCGTAcaccgtcctcggactccttcgaccggGTCCTAATCCTTTTGTTTAACCTTTAGTCCTCACTCTAATCCATTCTTATCGCATTGCCTCGTGAGcaactgctgaggtgtcgcacttagttGCAGATGGTTGCGGGGCTCACATATATCTTCTTTTCTCCTATTTTAAAATCACTTCCGCCCCCCGCCTCCCTTTCATCGAGCGTATGTCGGGCTTTTCGAGCTACATTTGCCCGCAGTAGTACGCACACAAGCAACAAGAGATGGCGTAAAAAAGTGTAAGAGAGCTTGTCGGCCAAATGAAGCGCGATAAACATGGCATGTTTGTCAAAAAttacatgttcttcatacagtcatgttatgccatatcaagtttggtatcgataccattatcgaaacggccgggagagctaaaaatcgtaggcggctagatggatggatggatggatggatggatggatggatggatggatggatggatggatggatggatggatggatggatggatggatggatggatggacggacggacggacggacggacagacagacagacggacggacggacggacagacagacggacggacgggcggaaggacagacggacagacggacagacggatagatagatagatagatagatagatagatagacagacagacagatagatagatagatagatagatagatagatagatagatagatagatagatagatagatagatagatagatagatagatagatagatagatagatagatagatagatagatagatagatagatagatagatagatagatagatagatagatagatagatagatagatagatagatagatagatagatagatagatagatagatagatagatagatagatagatagatagatagatagatagatagatagatagatagatagatagatagatagatagatagatagatagatagatagatagatagatagatagacagacagacagacagatatttAGGGCTGCTTTTGAGAAAATGATGGTCCGGAGGTTCCAGTTGTTTATGAGACGAAGCATCTTGGTCTTCAGTTTAGCGAAGCGTAATCAGCATCAGCAATGTGGGCATATAATTTAAGTAGTGAATTAAATGGCCATTTAATTACAAATATACAAGGCGTTTCTAGAAATGTGTCCGAATATCcggaaaacaagaaaaatgcaACATTTACACGTTGTCTTTATGACTGCCCTTTCCTTGTCAGGGGACAACTTAGCATCACTAGAGACGCCACTTACGGCCGTACTTAAATAAATTGAAGTAATTAGTATTTTAATTCCTGTATATAGACTGTGGGAATCATGGAAAGGACTTGAAGTCACCCATTATACTCGACTTCCGTTCTCCCTTATAAACAAAATATAACTGGCTTCATTTGTGCATCGTAATTGAGGTCTCTAAATATTTTTGTGTCTGCTATTTCAGAAAAATTACGAAGGCAGCAGTAAAATTTTTCATAATACCCTTCATAATGTCCACACAGATGTTTTCAacaagcagttccaaaatatccAATACAAGTATATAGGTTCAACTTCGCATTCGGTACGACGCACGGATAGCAAATGCGTGTGCATATTTATTTATATGAGATAAGGAAGGCGCGCCTCACCATCATTCCGGAGCTGATTGGTTCCCATGATTCATGCCTATTCGGTAGGTGCAAAAATCACATGTAAATGCTGCAACAGCAAGCTGTAAGTTTTGATCCGGGTAGCAATTAAGTCTTCCGTTGCGTAGGCCGCGGCTGACGACGAATTACTCAGCGATACCACCCTGTAAGATCGGCGATGTTTGCGGATCGCAGAGGTTTCTGGTGATTTCGTCGACTTTGAAGTGCGTCAATGGGCGTCATTTGCGGGAATAGGGAACCCGCATAGTGAGTAAATATTTACGAAACGCCCCCTTGTGATGCTGCCAAATGGAAAGTTTCCATGCAGAAATCCAGGTAAGCCGGGTCTGCGCCGTCACTTTGACGTCGACGCTGGTGGTTTTTTATCCAATGGTAACGATGTCCTTTAAAGTACCTTATTGCGgtgagagaaagaagaaaggtaAGCACGTTAACCAGGCTCTAATATATGCTATACTCTGCACTGAGTTGTAGCGCCCACGCACACAGACTTCTAATGCGAAGTTAAGTATGAATGATGGCGTAGTATTACGTCCACTATGCAGGCTGGCCAGCTGAGCTTTCTGCATGCCGGAGATAACTGCAAATTATAGCGTTAATTAGAAGCTGATGCTCCAGTTGCCTATACACGGACTCATACGCTCTGAACAGGCTCGCGGTAAGCCGCACTAACTTCCACTTACGCGGCGCAGCAAAGGCACTGACTGAATGATTACTTCATCGTCAGtgataaacaacaacaaaatgtgCGTGTGGGGGGAGCGGGGTCTTTCAAAAGAGCGGTAATCATCCGCAATTTATCGCTCCTTGAACAGGAGCTGACGCAGAGTGAGCGtgagaaaaaaatgggggggggggggggggggcaagcgctATTTTTGACAATTAGTTTCTGTCACAGTTTGTCCGACAGGTCCAGCCTCGTATACCTGTACACTTTTCCGGAACCGCGAACGCTAATGTAAGACATTCAGTAACCAGTAAGGAATGTTAGCTCCGAGGACAAGAGCAATACCGAACATTTAACTCGCGAACACCGCTGCTAGTCGTTTCCGCCTTTATTCATCATGCCTTCCCAGCACGCGAACAACTTTTGCGTTTCAGAATGGGGCATAAAAATGGTACCCTTTTTCTTCCCCGAGAATCACTTATTATGCGCTGCAGCAGCAAACGGAAGCAGCAGTTGACGCTCAAAACATCGTTTGCATTCTTTTTGGAAACTACATTAAAACAGCGGTTTCTCTGATTAATGAAAAATTCTTAGTAGCTAGTGCGCAAATAATAGCAACGTTTTCTCTCTGCCATGAATGTAAGTTTGAGAGTTTAGTGCTGATAAAAGGTGTGCTTACATGTGACAAATGAACGGAGAATGTAATCTAGAAGAACTTGTTCCGACCTGCAGTCGGTGTCTATGTTTGGCATGCTATTCCTTGCGCAATGCTTGAAACTAGCCGAACAGACAGGGAAGAGACAGTGAAAATTgacgctcttttttttctgtcttgttcTTTTCTCCATTCTTAAACCATTTTGCCAGCACTGATGTCTTTAGCAGAGACTGCACTAGACAAATATAGTTTGCGTAACTCGAACAAactcagatagaaagaaaaagaacgggGATGATGGAGAGACGCACGGCAGCGCGAATGGCAATAACTGAAAGGAAATTTCCGGCAAGCTTGACTAATGTGTAGTGTGGCAATACTCCGCAAAGTAACTcttttcacttttcttttgttCTCTCGTGAATTACTCGTTAGCAGCGCGAATAAACGCCTTCCACTCTCAGCTTTGCGCCTTCCACAGTGGGCTCTTTTTGGTCTTGTTTTATATTTGTGGTCGACGACACAAATACTGGGACAGGttcaaacacaaaaaaatttacTAAGTGTAGGAAAGTATTACTAAAATAATAGCCATTTTCACTGATTGGTGGTGGCGTAATCGCACACTAATGCCCcgactcttttttttattttgctcagTAGTAAGACGTTGCGAAATGAAAGCAACTGCATATTTCAGTGTGCTTATCATGCTTATAGCGTAAACGAGATCAAGATGTGCCAACTCGCCCCAATAACTCACCTGCGAGTGTCACCATTTCCGCAGCATGTAGAGACAGTTTGGTGTTAGATACCCCAAAACTTTTCAGAAACGTGGTCCCCCAGGAGCTGCAAGAGCTAGGATTGTGCGACAGATAGCGTTTTGTTATTGCTTTCTGATCTGTTACTGTCTGTCTTGCTTTCGAATGCAATATTCCTATCCCACGATTCTTCCTCTTAAGTTTTATATCTATTTTTAACTGATTTCAAACGTCAACGGCAACGGTGGTGTAACCGTGCAGTGGCGGCAACAGCAGCGGTAAGCTGAAAGAAAGGATTCAGTAATGCAAAAGGTTCTGGTTGCTTATTTTACCGTATAGCATATATTTGTCTACACTGGTGTGTGTCAACCCATTGCACAAACTTGAACTGTGCTTGAACCTTTGTAGCTCGTGTACTGGTGGATTGTGCTGGGTTTCCCCGTTTGATGTTCAACTGGGAAACATTTTTGTACCATTCCCATTCATcaacatcagcagcagcagcagccttactacgtccactgcaggacaaaggcctctctcataatccgccagtcaacttggttctgtgcttgctgctgccactttatacccgcaaacttcctaatctcatctgtctACCTACCTTTCtatctccctctaacccgcttgccttctctgaaaatccagtcagttaccctattgaccagtggttatcctgcctacgcgctacattcctggaccatgtctatttcttcttgatttcaactatgatatccttaaccccggtttgttccctgatcaactccgctctgttcttgtctcttaaggttacacctaatcattttcttttccatcgctcgctgcgtcatcctcaatttaaactgagccctctttgtaagcctccaggtttccgctccgttgGTAAGTACCAgccagatgcagctgttatataccttcctcttgggggatagtggcaatctaccagccatgatttgagagtgtttgccgaatgtgctacaccccattcttattattctacttacatctcgtggttcggcttgtGAGGGAGCCcgtgcgcccagcctccctttccatTTCACGGCAGCGCGACAACCTAGTTGCGGAGACATGACTGTCCCTTCGAGAGTCAATAAAGGCTCTTGCGAAGGGATCGAACACCCCTGCGGGTGGCGCTCGCGATCCCCCTTTCCCGGCTCACGGAACGTGTTTCATTCCCTCAGCGAAGGAACAAAGCCTCGTCGGGGAGAGAGAAACCGGGACGGTGAAGAAAACCAGCGTGCCGTCAGCCGGAAGCTCTCTGACACCGGCCAAGGAAGAAGGAGGTCAAACCCGCAACCCCCTGCGAGTCAAGGACGACAACGACCAAGGTGTAAGCGTCTACCCTTGTTTTctgtactctctctctctctctacgcgaCATTTACGCGCTATTGCTAACGTATAGCAATAAAATGTCGTTGTTGTACACCTAGCCGGtcgccttattcgcccgaacccgtgtaGCTGCACTAAGACATTCTATACGGataggggacgttaatcgtgcgtggtacgactgtgtgcggctggaacATTATAGCtctaggcttctgcgtcagccgtacataggacggtcccCCTACAGACTCCACGAATATTAGTTCCTGTCCGAGGAAGAGCTAGTCTTTTGCAACCAATCCCGTTTAGATAAGATCAAATAGCTTAATTATTGCCTAGCTCATTAGTAGAATTGGCATGAACCCAGCCTTGGCTTCGGTCAAGCATCGCGGCTATTTTGCGGCTTCTTCGTCTGAATCTCGTGTGGGCGACATATTATTCTGATTAAATCTAGTTAGGAATTAAAGCCAATAACAACAGAAAGTGTTTTCTTGATTCAGTTAAGACAAACGAAACTTGGATTATTCCACCTACTTTCTTCGTTTCCATCCACCCACAAGCCTTTAGTCTTCAATTTTTGTTGTAGCAGTGACAACGAATGTTCTTTATTGAATCCATGACGTGAATTCCAACGCAGAACCGGGACCATAAacgcataaacacacacacacacaaacgcacacacataaACGCCCACGCGCGCACACCCTCCTGTCAGAGTAATTTATTGACGTCGCCTCAACATCTACGGTTTTCTTCTTACAAAGTTACACTACATACCTTGTCTATAGTGAAACAGCTACGTTTTACAGCTCGTCTGTTGTCTGCTATGAAAGAGTCAAGTACTCTTCCCGAAATGACGGCACGCGCATAGGAGGCCGAGCAAAGCGAATTAAAACTTGACGACGCAGCCTACCGCTCTCTTGAAATGAAGAAATTCTTTGCGAACAACACTTGCGTGCCCGTAGCAAGCGCGTTATTAAACTTTAATGCTTGTTCAGTAAAACGAGACACATCTTTTCTGCATCAAGATATCAGCTTTAATAAGAAGTGTCGAATTGAGTCACGCTATAAAGCCCGGAAACACGGCGAACCCTCGTAAGCATCAAATAGGGGGCATCACCGCTACGAAACAATCATTCTCCGACACAACGGACGTGTTTTTTAGAAAAGTTCATACTCTTGTTTTCGAACGCGAACACTACATAAAACACTGTTGTCATACCTGAGTTATTGGAAAAGAAGACGCGATATCCATGATTGACTTCACTGCTTACTACGGGGAGGTTATTAAAATAGTCCTATCCTCCCACAAAAAGGGTGCGTTTGTAAAGATTTCGTTGGCACGTTTTGTTATTAtcattttttgttacatttgccagcacTTTCGCGCGCTATATCGCTCTATAGCCCTCTGTTTATAAATCAAATCTTGTATATATGAGCTGCACATtttgtgtgcttagaaaaaaaaaactttcatggtTTAGAGTTCTGGTACATAACTATTGGAGAGCAAAAGTTGTCCCAGCTACGATAAGTAAGCAAACGTACAAATTGAGTGTTTAGAATAACTTGCGAACGCTTCATAGCGCTAAACGCACTCCAGTCATGCTGTCCCGGCTGAGAGCACTGGTCAGAAATTGCGCATTCCTGTGTTTAGAAAATTTTATTTTCACTACTATCAATAACATTCCAAAAAAACATTTTCTTGTTAGACATGCGTTAACGATGACGACAGAACAgacttcatttacatgaacatggatatgagatgacagAAACCTGTACAATCGACGTTTCACGCAAACACAGGCACACAAAAATGCGTCACAAAAAGCTACGTACACTTATGCATTTTGCATGTATACAAGAGCCAAAAAATAAAGCCCCAATATGTACATTCTGTGCATTTACATATTAGCGTGGAATTACTGCCAACGCCAACCGatacatcagcctaccaataccaggtcGGCTGAACGACATGTTTAACTCATCCGTCACAGACATATACAAAAGAGCAAGAGCAGTGCCTAAGGTATTCCTCTTCACTGAGAAATAAGAGCTCCTCTGTCAAAACAGATAGCAGATCCAATTGAGTAGAAGTGCTCCAGCATCGGGAAGAGCGCGCGACGGCGGCGGCCCACTGCAACCTCCTCGCAGCGCTTGCGCCAGTGGGAGCAGGGACAGCacatgtgtttaaaaaaaagtgtttaactaTTTAAAGTTCTGAAGAGCACTTAAATAGGACTGGGGCGGCTTTCTACTACgcgagagcagaaagccgtcccagtcCTACTTGTAGTGAGCCGCTACGGGCTAGTGGATGGGACAGCAGAATTTGCAAATAATCCGACGACATTCAGTGTACGGAAACGTGTGTATTCGAGTAGGCCTTCCGAGGAGCGCCGGTCTCTTGCGTCTCTGTATGTGTCGTTTTCCGATAACTgatgcttttaaagacgatagtctttcttggggaccttcgaaggaaaaaattggtctgtctgtctgtctgtctgtctgtctgtctgtctgtctgtctgtctgtctgtctgtctgtctgtctaaatgtatgtatgtatgtatgtatgtatgtatgtatgtatgtatgtatgtatgtatgtatgtatgtatgtatgtatgtatgtatgtatgtatgtatgtatgtatgtatgtatgtatgtatgtatgtatgtacatttgtctgtttgtccgctcttaatGATACCTAAAATGGCCGACCCTATCCACAGCaaccaccaataatgctcaaagtttagcgttcatacttgtgcgattgtcaaataaaaaatggccacgtatctgcatgtaatctgcaaatcttgtattgcgtgtgaagagagttgatgttctgcgcaagaaaatcggtgaatggcatttcggaagcgctgcgttagagtgcctcgagcgtgcagcgaaggcgaacgagcgcatcaagtcacgtcactcgtgagacattagtgccatctggcagttttttttttttttagaaagcaaAATGCGTgtctctgagacgggcgtgcgcgtcTCAGAGGTGAcaacgtgtagaacgcaaggcgacgggtaggggccaccaccgggTCTTCTTAGCAAAGCACTGGAAACACTCGCAATTccgtgcaaacgttgcatggtcagggcagcgtgataagcgctacggtccttaaaattacttatgtatgccttttctagtaaaatatgaatatgcagaatatatacgtgttgttattaTGCCTCAGATATgttcaataattgctttttaattgacaatcgcacacctATGAACGCTGATTCCTGAGCAACATTGatgggtgctgcagatggggtcggccgttcgagGTATCGGATGGTCCTGTTTAGAGTACCCAAATCGCGGTAAtggtggacaaacggacaaatgtacagacagacagatagacagacagatcaaagtttttgcgtcgaaggtccccaagaaagactatcgtctttaaaaacaatcgttgcgcatatctgaggtaccataacaacacgtcgatgttttgtatatgcgcttttatactagagaaggcacacacaagtaattttaaggaaggtagcgttaaacacgctgcgctggCAGCGCGACGCGAcgaagtgttaccaacgctttgctaaaacgagatggtggtggcacctgtccgtcactttgcgttctacaccttatcgcctccgagaatgacTCGCACCTTTCTCCACAGGTGCGAATACCTTCCTTCGTCTTCGAAGATAAATGTCTGATGGCgctcgtgtataacgtgcctcgatgcgctcgatcgcctccgctgcacgctcgaagcactccaacgcagcgcctccagaataccattcaccgattctcttgcgcagaacgtcaaataaatgttttgttcactctctccagacgcaagacaaccgtctttcgacgacacttgcagtgtaacatgcagatccggGGCCTGTTTTTTCCACCGTAGTCTTGTGAGCGATCAGCCGTTTCTGAATCGAAAATCTGATTTTTTATAGAGACCACCTGTTCTTTCACCTTGTCCCATGATTCATTTTAGAtgagaagcagctctttgacaagCCTGCGTAGCACTGTACCTCCGTCCACACGACGCTCTCCTGGCCGCAGGTtaggggcggtgccaagtaggtcacgccttccatCGCAGTGCACGCGCGTTGGCATCATTCTCTCCCTAGCCTGCATGTTACCAAGTCTcatctctcgcttcaccctctccaccgctcacaatgttcgagcgcacatcgagcgaACAGTCTTTCGGCAATTGAACTTACAGGAACCTCAAcccacctcccgtgtctttgcgtttcaaacaaacgttcactcgagtaaacgctacaccgagtttcgcttcaaaccgttcttccattacccgcgtcgacgcccgtttcaaccaggtcaatgccgtgcgcaccgctgctgcttcgcattctatCAGGGTTCCCTTTAGGGAGATTGAccatatttttctttttcattaccgTGTTTCATTATTTCACGTATGACTGTCGTTGCCGTGTAGCTACAAGAGTGTTGCGCATCTAAGCACTCTGGGCGAAGGTCCCATTCAcggcatggaggaagaaaaagatcAGGACGAAGAATTCCACCATGCGATAGACATAAGAAATGAATAAGAAGTGAAGGAAACAAGAAAGGTGGAAAGAAAAACGTtgaggaagaaataaagaaagaaggaaggagagAAATAGACAAAAAAGAGGAACAACGACAGAAAGAGATAAGGaaaggaaacaaaagaaaaaagacagaaagatggaaagaaaagcaagagaaaggaggagaaaaaaataaaaagaaaaattaagataAGAAATTTGGAAGGAAAGAAAGCAGAGAtttaaaggaagaaagaagaggggTAATGAAgagacgaagaaagaaagaaaaatagttagagagaacgagagagagaagaaagagaggaaggaaatgatggaaaaaagaaaagaagaaaggaaagagagaaagaaagagaaagaaggaaaaagaaggaaaTTTTCAATGGGAAAATAGAATAGGTCAGGCACGGACTCACCAGGCTTCACTTGCCCAAATTTTCCCAATAAGGCCCCGCCACGgaggcctagtggctaaggtactcggctgctgacccgcaagtcacggaatcaaatcccggctgcggcggctgcatcctcgacggaggtgaaaatgctgtaagcccgtgagCTCAGAATTGGGTGAGCATTAAAGAACCCGGGTGTTctaaattttctgagccctccactatggcgtctctcataatcatatggttgttttggggcgtcaaaccccacataccaacctaACAATTTCCACAATAAGAAAAGGGCtcccaaactttttttttattttggaggTTCTCATGACCCAAAAGCACGATAACATTGTAGAGTACATATGGGCGTGATTACCGGCCTCACATGCCAGTGGTGTACCAATACAGAATATAAACTAAAACAAGAGCAGTTGGTAGGGATACATGATAAAAGAGATACGTCTTCAAACAAGGACGCAAAAGAAAAGGTGCAAACAACAAGGCTTCGCTTGTGTCCGTGTTAGCGCACCCACCTACATTTATTATGAAAATTAGCTTCAAAGCTTATTTAGTTCTACTAGGCTGCAATGAATTAACGCTTGTCAAGGGGAATTCGTAAGAACAGGCGGGACAAATCTTGGTCGCATTACAGGGATGTATGCGCATCCCGTGACGAGGACGACATCATGCCGTTTGGCAACCTAGGCGTTGACAGCTTAGTATACATTCCACCACCGCTAGGCGGAAAAAAATTGCGTGGTCGTTTCCGTGAGCTTACGTGATCGTCTTGCTTATGACCAAGCGAAGATGTCATGTGACGGCGTCATCAGGCGACGTCACGATGACAGTGCTATGACGTTACAAACTCTGGCGTATTGCGACGTCATTTCTGACGTCTTGCGAGGTCTTGTGACTTTTGGCTTACCGACTGTGCACGCTCATTCACTTGAGTGTCACGCAACTTTTGAGCAGCTTCTCAT
Protein-coding regions in this window:
- the LOC142817479 gene encoding uncharacterized protein LOC142817479 codes for the protein MREVKAWALDQQATDQVAQRDKERKQKKKDRKMERKKERKIVRENEREKKERKEMMEKRKEERKERKKEKEGKRNVQTDRRQDRRPDRRQDRRQDRRLDRRPDRPLTLFEVNVFAFTEGVCY